In the Wyeomyia smithii strain HCP4-BCI-WySm-NY-G18 chromosome 2, ASM2978416v1, whole genome shotgun sequence genome, one interval contains:
- the LOC129721028 gene encoding uncharacterized protein LOC129721028 — MSSTEFNIGITDEKTSSRVLKPPGGGHSDIFGSPEVKANPPRPKYNQQNSSNMNCVMGTVDPNIKVEQIQHYQVEAEASVNSVQLKANHSDQSKEQDASQSAGGRGRVPPGGFSSGLW, encoded by the coding sequence ATGAGTTCCACCGAATTTAACATTGGAATCACCGACGAAAAAACATCGAGCAGAGTTCTGAAGCCTCCAGGCGGTGGGCATTCTGATATTTTCGGTTCTCCAGAAGTTAAAGCAAACCCTCCACGGCCGAAATACAATCAACAGAATTCTTCCAATATGAATTGCGTTATGGGCACGGTTGACCCAAATATCAAAGTAGAGCAGATACAGCATTACCAGGTCGAAGCAGAAGCCTCCGTAAATTCTGTACAATTGAAGGCGAATCATTCGGATCAATCAAAAGAACAAGATGCTTCGCAATCCGCAGGAGGACGCGGACGTGTTCCTCCCGGTGGTTTTTCTTCAGGTTTATGGTAA